The DNA window GATTTGGTACAGCAGCTGCAGAATAGAAGGGTGATCATAATTATACGGATATGAAAGTATGTGACTGTGAAGCAGATATTCCTACCTGTTAAATAATTATACGGATATGAAAACATTCGACACTTTCATGCTTAGTCCAGAATAAAGTGAGAAAGTCAAGTATATTGGAAGGGGATCCAGATACATACTTAGAAGTGGCTTTACTTTATTGCTCTGCAAATTCCCAATAAAATGCCATTGGATATCTTCTGGCAACTGCAACAAAACACAAACGGAAATTGGTGACCGTGCACATGATACAAGACAGGCTTAATCAAATAGTTAGTCATCACCAaccgaaaacaatctcaaaatCAGCTTCATATAAAACCGGAAACCATCATTACCACTAATATTGGGGGAAAATGTAACTTTCCAACCCtaattttaattaacttttaacAAAAAACCTAGAAAACAGAGATAAAATGAGATGCAAACCTGCGGAGCCTTCTCGATGAGCTCCTGCACGTAATTCTCACCGAAGCAGCAGTGGCCGGCATCGTAGACCTGGCGGAGGATGGGGACTGGCTTAGTCTTACTCACCGCCACAAGTCGGATCCGGTCCGGCACGCGGCCGGATCGCTCGGCTGCCTGTTTAACACGCTGGAGCACGGAGCGCAGGGCCGCCGCAGCGACGCCGTCCGTGGCGGAAGCCGCCGCCATTTCCAATCCTTGCGATGAGGAGATTGAACGATCGGCTGGTTCAGTTGATTGTGATGTGTGTTGATCCTCAGCTTCTGGAGTGTTCATTTTCAGTTTATTTCAGTATTCTCTCAGCGTAAATAGATATTCTCTGTGAAAATTTAATGTATATTGATATGTGGTCCTTAATTAAagattaattatatttggataattaaaatatgctttcttgtgaataaaataaacaataattttTTAACTAAGCTCTTCGAAAATTAAATTCTTGCTTGTTTATTTTGAGAGAGtacatttcaaattttcaatcacAAAATTGATTTGGGATCATTAGTCTTCTTGGAATCTTGGGTAATAAACAATTTACTATACAATTTACCTTGGTGGAAGACTTGCTTGTGTGTGCGTtagttaaaaatttaattaatatattaaatatgatGATTAAGTGCTCAACAAATTAGCAACTATCGTAATACTAAGCATTTTTTATGATCGGTAAACGTTTAATAATTATGTGTTACCGAAcacttttatagtagtatttgttaAACACAGTcttttttatagtattaatcCCAGATTAGCTAATCACCAAGATCTTAGATTTGATCCACCTTCAAATCTAACCCAAAAGATTGACCAAAATATGAAAGTCGTATTAGCTAATTTGGAGATCGGCCAAACGCCGTGCCCACAACTTAGTGATTATACAACTGACCAAACATAGGAAACGTCTCATGTTTgtgttttgaattttatttgatACTTTTTACTAGCATGAATTATTTATTGTGAACAAGTAAACGAAAATGTGCCTCAACGTTTTCAAGAGAATCGTTTTGAattgaatcatatttttttaatattcataCATGCACCCTACCTAGCTTATTTAGAAGGATCGAACTTTCAATTCATCAGTTAAAAATAAAGCATCTAccgattaaataattatgttttgttttcaatttacacagtactatttttaaaaatggattATGTTTCCTCCCAATTTAACGTTGCATTGAAGTACTATCAATTACTATGTGACATCTCAAAATACAGAAATATCACGATATAAATTTAATTGGATAAATCTCAAATACAGAAATATCAGTGGGTGCATCTCCGCTTTCCTCATTTTGCAATGGTTTTCAACATTGTACAAAATTTCTTATCCTAACTATTGTATTTGAGTTGCTCAAGAACTGAAATAAGACATCAAATGTCAAAGCATTTTATATTCTCAAGAAACAAATACATGTATAAATATCCTTAATTGCACAACACTTTGTCactcataaaaaataatacttcccCTGTGCTTTTATAATTACAAAAAGAGAAGCTATATTAGAAAACTATGGAGTCAACCAAGTTGTTTTTCATAGCTTTAGTGTCACTAGCCACTATAAGTTTTTCATCTTCCGCTACTTACGAATCGCTTTCCGATGCTGATAAACACAGCATCGGAACAAATGGACTCCGTGCATTCCAGCACGAAAATGAACATGTCCTAACAAAGAGGAAGTCGAGCCGGTTTCTTGCCCAAAAACCGCGACCAACGTTGAGCTGCGACAAGTATCCTAGGGTGTGTTCAACCAAAGGGAGCCTTGGCCCAGATTGCTGCAACAAACAATGCGTTAATGTGATGAGTGACAAGGTAAATTGTGGATTTTGTGGTAAGAAATGCAAGTATCAAGAGATTTGTTGCAAAGGGATGTGTGTGAACACATCATTTGATGGTAGAAACTGTGGCAAGTGCAACAATAGATGCAAGAAAGGAAGCTCTTGTCAATTTGGGATGTGTAGCTATGCCTAGTTAGTGTCcaaaaaatatcatttgttGGTGTATTGGTACTTTATGGTTGTTATAATTTCATATGTATGTTACTCctattaaataattatggtctgaattttaaaaataaatcttgGTTCCAATATTGtttaagaaataattaagtgtACCTAATCTTCTTTTAATCAAGTAATTAACAGGCCGGACATTTGTTTTTTATACATACACGCATAAAGAAAATGTACATCCATCCTAAcccaaaaatttaatataaatatcatAAGTTATGGTCAATTTGTccaaatatttttgttaaattaaCCAAAGTATCTCCTAAATCTCGATTCTCAAAAGATGAACTAGTTTACATTTGTCAAAAGTCAAGAAGCCTATCACCTCGCGCAATCACGTTTAATATCTCCCCAGAATCTTAGCCAAAGACCAAAGAAACATTCCGACATAAACGTGGCTGCCACCTTTTATTTACTTAacatatatgtgtgtgtataaattgtgacATCTCTTTCTTAAATCTTGTACCTAAATCCCAACTGCTCCACACCATGGCCCCAACAATCTCAATCCTACAAAAACTAACTCTAATTCTACTATCTCTCAACTTATCCACAACCCTAGTCTATTCACaatactcctacaaaacctcTAGCAAGGTCATGAACCCTATAGACTCGTGTTGGCGGCCCAAATCCAATTGGGGTGCCAACCGCCGAGCCTTGGCTGATTGTGTGGTGGGGTTCGGAAAGAACGCCATTGGGGGCAAATACGGCGCGATCTATGTGGTCACCGACCCCTCAGACAATCCTGCCATCCCGAAGCCTGGCACGCTCCGCTATGGAGTGATCCAATCCAAGCCACTATGGATTGTTTTTGCTAGGAACATGGTCATAAAGCTGAAAAATGAGCTCATGATAAATAGTTACAAAACAATTGATGGGAGAGGGGTTAGGGTGGAGATTGCATATGGGCCTTGCATAACTATACAACATGTGAGCCATGTGATCATACATGGTATTAGCATCCATGATTGTAAGCCCGGGAAGTCCGGGATTGTACGAGATAGCCCTGCCCACCTCGGCCACCGACGCGGATCTGATGGCGACGCCATCGACATATTTGACTCCTCTGACTTGTGGATCGATCACTGTTATCTTGCTCGTGCCACCGACGGCCTCATCGACGTGATCCACGGCTCCACCGGGATAACCATCTCCAACAATTTCTTTGCAGAACATGATAAAGTAAGTTGCAAAATGTGTTTATCAATTCTATcgtccataaaaaaataatctcattttttcAAATGGATTCAAATTTCATAGAAATGGGTTGAATTCCACTTTCAATTCATtatatatgtatttatatataGTCTTGGACAATTTATTTTTGGTGGCAGGTTATGTTGTTTGGCCATGATGATAAGAACTTGGAggacaaaaaaattaaagttaCGGTAGCTTTTAACCGTTTTGGGCCTGGTTTGATTCAAAGAATGCCAAGGTGAAATATCtcaatttgaattaattttatttggttTATGACGAAAcattaaattatactataatCATTAGTAATCCAAATTGGATTTTACATAACAATTAACTTCTTGAATATGGCAGGGTAAGGTTAGGTTATGCACACGTGGCAAATAACAGATACGACCAATGGCAAATGTATGCCATTGGCGGAAGTGCCAATCCAACTATTTTCAGTGAAGGCAACTACTTCATGGCCCCTAACAATCCTTCTACAAAACAAGTAAGCCCTaacaattttcgacacgacatgAACATGCACGAAATTATTGCACTACAGTCAAACCTCATCGTGTCAACACATCGTGGCTCGTGCTAATTGTGGATATAATAATTTATGAATAGGTTACAAAGAGAGAGGCTAAAAATGGATGGAATAGCTGGAAATGGAGATCCTCTAGGGACAGGTTCATGAATGGGGCATACTTTGTGCCTTCTGGATATGGAAGCATCACTCCTGGCTACACCAAAGCGCAGTCGTTTCATGTTGCGGATGGCTCGATGGTACCTTCGTCAACGACCGATGCAGGCCCATTAAACTGCTATGCTAATAGGCCTTGCTAAAATGTTTCATGTGAATAGTATATGATAGTGATTTTGTGACATACAAAAATCATCATATATCATTGTAAAATCAACCTGCCGTTTTTAGAGAAAAGCAGGAATAAGGCTAGTTGAAAATTTCAGTGTTTTTTTCGTTTAGTATCAGTTTTGAGGGAGAGCTTGTGCTAAGTTGCTAACGGCAAATATAGTGTTAGCCAGCTTTTTCTCTTGGAGATTTGGCCACGCTGTAAATTATTTGTATGCACGGatgtttatttgatttatatttatGATGTTGGCATCTTTAATTTTCGTATATTAAATCCATCGCACGCAtgtaatttctatttttggaatgagattattttttatgaacaCCTAAAAAATGAGACTCTTTTTTTTGGACGGAAGGAATAATATCGTTAGTGTCTAATTGGACTATATTGCATAATGATCATGCAAAAATCTTCTTGTGAACATATGCATTAGAATTTCTTTATAATCCTTAACAAATTGCTACtataatttaaatcaaataacCTAAAAGAATATTTAGGTTGTGATATTGCGTAGGTCGGCCCATTTAATTCTATGGGTCAAGTCAGCCCATTTAGCTCAGGTTTCTGACTTTGAACCAATACCAATAACAAATCAAAACAAGCAATCTCTCTAAAAATTTGAATACATTATTAATATAATCGTGTGACTATATAAATATAGTAatactatttaaaaataaataatttgggTGCAACTGTAAGTGAATTAAGGACTTTGATTTTGGTTACACGCGATTGATTTTAAAATTGTGTTTGAAATTATACGAATTCAACATGAGATAACAAACTATAccaaaattatttttgtttgaatgatgtatttatgtatttaaCTATGTTACGTATAATGAATGTATGTGTAAGAACTGCATTTATGAGATAATATTTCTCACTGTCTATAGATTATTGTTTGTTATTAGAAGGAAAAGAGGTGCAACATAACATTCATCAGACCCAACAATTAGGATTAATTTATATCTACTATTTTAATTGATTGACAATTCTTAGCTTGTGTAGAATTTCTACATATATAACACACTTGAATATAAATTAGGTAAAGTAAGATTTATTATACTATGTGATAAAATTAATCATCAATGTATCTATCCATCATTCTCTTCAATCAAGCGATGCTGCTccctataaatttatttaattaattagcaatATAAGCTCCACTATACATTGTTTATGGAAATAGCCGGTGCAAGTTCGGCATTTTAAATGTTTTGCTGTAGCAAGAATGTTGGTGTATGAATTGGATTATTTATGTTTACTATGTACACTGCACAAAGCAGcaaaatatacatatttttaaatatatatgtagACTACACTCCACATGCTAAATCTATGGGTACAAACCGGAAACCATACatacaataatttattttgaattctTCAAAGCAGAATTGATCAAATTTATACTAGGAATCTAAccaaaatagaataattggGGTTTATTTTGAGAAGCAATCAAGCTATATATAGGGATAGGCCTGTATAGAGTATAATTTTCATTTCACTTCTTCCAATCAATGTTAGTGGGACTTAATTACATCACTTGCTCATTCTTCATTAAATATTCCCAGTACTTCATTTATAATTTGTTcatatttcttttctattttatcaatttttattaaaacttatCATCTTCAAAGTCTCTATGCTAATGGTCTTTTATGAGATTGGAACGCATTCttcattaaataatactactactccaTTTATAATTTGCtcatatttattttctattttatcaatttttattaatacttATTATCTTCAAAATCTCTATTTTAATGGGATAAAAGAAGaaatttttttccttcttttataataatattttatgctcCCTCTactcataaaaatagaaattttaggGCCGATGAGTTTTAATCCAAGTAAAGTACGATAAAGTATGGgagatataaaaaaagaaaaattaattaaaatattattagtatataATGGGTTCGCCTCGTAATAGAGAAAAACTTGTCATAaataaagttgttaattttatGTAGCGGACCAAATTAGAAATAGATGACTAAAGCCCATATTTTcgaattaatttttcaaaaattctcaTTTCGACATTTTAAATACCCAATCTATAAAATACAACCTCTATCATAAACAATTCTGCCTAGTGTTAGGGGTTGAGTAAGATTTATTATACGATAAATAAAGTTGAATGTATATCCATCATTAATTGTCTTCAATCAAGTAATGGTGCTCAAGTAATTTATTTAATCAGCTCTATAAGAAGCTCAACTAGACATTGTTTATGGCTGCAAGTTCTGCAATTAAAATGTTTTGCTGCACCAAGAAATGCTGGTAGTAATATTTATTGACTATATAGGATACACTACATTTAATTAGAAATTTAAGCTGCAGACCACATGCCAAATCTATGGATGCAAACCTGAAACCATACAAGTATACAACTATGAATTTAATAGAAAGCAGAAACGGTTAAATATGTTGTTAGAAAtcaaaccaaaataaataaataatttagttTTGAGAAGCTATATAAAGCTGATAGGATAGGACAGTAGTGGTATCATAGATGCAATCACTATTTAAATCTCCGATGTTCAAATAATTAGTGTTAGTGGGACTACATTTAATCATTTACCTATGTCTACATGTAGATGAGAAATTCAACTCCCTATAACTCAATTTAGCTTTCTTGAATTGATAGAAATATATAACAGCCAGAATTTATTTTCACATGTGCTATTCGGTTCATAATTTTGGTTGGGCATGATGGGAATAATGGAAACAACTTTGGGATATTATTTTGGGATTTTCAGTCTAATTTGTGGTACTAATGTATGATGGGGTCTTAAATGTGATTGTATAATTcgtaattaatttcataaatggttattaaattatagtaatacTTATATGCGATGATATATACTagaataattcaaaatttaaaatctcaAAGTTAAAGGCATCTATATGTATATAATTTCtcaaatataaaagaaaaatccAAGTAATTAGGAACACAATCAATTTGAATTAATGAATTTTGGCAGAATCAGGATCTTACgccactttttttatttataaaaatatatataaaagaaacttaattaaatgttttcttcaacaaatataataaaatttcttAAATTCTACTTAATGCGTTCACATTACATTAATGGGTGCAAGTTGTCCCTGTGATTTGTTTTATTAAGGCAAGAATGTTGTTATCTAATGTTTGAGTTATGCTACTTAATTGCTACAACTACAAAGAGGGCCAActtagtactagtataattgAAATCTACACTACACTAGATGCTGAATTTATGGTGGAAATCTAAAACCACGCAATTTCTATTGTTTTTTATTCAATGGAAGTACTAGAAACTATGAAGCTATGATGGTTGGTGTAAGTTTTAATCCCCAACTCCAAAATATTACAATTGGTTTTGATTTCGAGAAACAATTATTTGCAACTCATATATTTGTAAAACTATTTTATGGGCTAAATTATTTGCAAGAAAGGAACCATTATTTCAATTAAGACGGATAGATGTTCAGCCATATGTTAAAAATAGGTAATTATTGGTGCACACCTCATCTTAAAAATTTATTCAGTAATTAatgatattttaatttcattttaatcATCTAAACGAGTTTGACTCGGACCCAATTTAATTATGACATTATAAACTTCAGGAATCGGTCTAGTCGgcaaaattaataaactaaCTTGTGCCTGAAAATTACCTTTAAAAGTcacgatttttaaaatttgtgtacAAAGCAAAATTTTGTCAAACCAAGTTCACCAATATagttactagtattatttatttttggtcaaaaagaaaaaaaaaacctcaatagttttaaaaaataaaagccATCATCAGATAACTTCTAAAGTCCACACATCCGTTTTATGAAAAGGACtcagaagaaaaataaaatttaaaatttgacaaaaaaactaaaacaacataaaactatTCTCGCTGACAAAATAATATCCATCCTCCTCATCATCTTATTAAAATTGAGTATTTGAGTAATTTTTATGTAAATActagaaaaattgaaattaacgATATAAAAAAATCCCAATCCATCTTAATAAACAATGAATCAGCATACACTATTCCAACAAAACTCGATTGATCAAGAGTCGATCATATATCTACTCTACACATAAAATTTCAGAAATCAAGATTCAAGCTCAATGCAAATCGGAGGAGGCCACGATTTGCAGGGCGAGGCGGAGGCGCGAGCTCGGAGCAAAGATGATCGGCAAAGAGGGCAACTAAACCGGCACTTATCCAACCATTTCTCAATGCATTCGCCATGGGATAGATGGCCgcatttgggcaatttggtGACACAATCTTTTCCCTCGAACTCAACCAAGCATATCGAGCACATCTCCTCTTCATCACTCATCTCCAATTCCCGGAAAAGGGTGACCGGAAGATCCAGTTCCCAGCCGTGATCACTCTCGCAGCTTTGCGGCTGATGGTGAGGATCAACCACAAAGTTACAAAATCTGATGATTTTCTGCCAAATTTGGAATATACAAGTGAAAAAAATCAAGACAAAGGTGGAGAGATGTGTTTCTCCATGTACAATCATTTTAGCTTTTTAACTAGAGTGTTTGGAAATAGGAAGAATAAtggtgagtgagtgagtgagtgagggAGAAGGGGTGTTGTTTATATATAGGGAGGAAATGGGAATGGTAATAGTGTATATATGCACCAAGTCAACCCTTATTTCTTGGGCTTgtgtggttttttatttttgggagggttttttttgtttattaaaagATGGTTTGATTTTGAAGCAGCCAAGAGGTATAAAATCTTGTGAGGGGGTGGTGGTGGCCGGCGCCGGCCCCACATTCATGCCATCATTTTAATGTAAACAATTAGAAGCACCTGCACACTCACACTCCGATATTAGTTTTATGctggagtaatatttttgtttttcgcttattgtttttattaatattaattcaacATACGATCTGGTGAAATTTATCTCTCATACATTAGAAAGATAgctatttttttatgaatacaAATTTgtaatgttttatattttttgtagAGGAATTTTTTCAACTCGAACAACAAATTTactgatttttatattttttatccTACGAGAGTtctgataatattattattggcCTGATTTTAATATATGACATATTGTTGGGTTATAAACCCATCCCACAatggatgagagagaagttggaaggtgtatataattcatgtccaacctcaattagtttgaggccttttgggagtgacccaaaaataaatccgttcaggcttgacccaaagcggacaatatcaaactaatgttgcagtcggcgatcctaacaagtggtatcaaagcccaggtggctatgggtccTGGATGAGCCCcagttagggtcgggccctgaaggactcagagttagagtcgggcccaggatgaaccaggggccagggctggaaagagccatgttcgtgtcgactgcgttcccgatgtggtctcggtttaaggggaggtttgttgggttacaaacccgtcccacatcgggtgagagagagaagttggtaacagagcccaggtggctatgggtcgggccctgaaggactcagagttagagtcgggcccaggatgaatCAGGGGCCAGGACTGGAACGAgccatgttcgtgtcgactgcgttcccgatgtggtctcggtttaaggggaggtttgttgggttacaaacccgtcccacatcggatgagagagagaagttggaggtgtatataattcctgtcaaaccccaattagtttgaggccttttggggatgatccaaaaataaatccgtgcaGGCTTAACCCTAAgtggacaatatcaaactaatattACATTCGACGATCCTAACACGTATTATTATATATGTGGCGCTTACATGTTAATACTAAGTCAACTGATACAAAAGCAACCTCTACTATACTAGAAGAAAATTACAATGTTGTTTTAAGTTTTAGTGCTAAATTGAGTGTAAAACTATAATCGACTTCGTGTAAATACTTTTATGTCTCATTCGATTCTAATATTGAACTCAATTAATCTATTTCCGTCTTTTTCtaatcttttcatttttttactttaaaagtgttGTTTGTTGTATTTGGAGGGTTGAAATATAAACACAAGTATGATAGTGTTGCTTTGTGGTCTATATAGaatattagaaataattaatGTTGTAAGAATTTGAACCAAATTAgaaatttgagaaaaaaatgaattatatgatagaaATGGCAGAACTATGATTTTGACTCTATGAATTATAGTTTGGGTATTTTACGGTATTAGAATAGTCAGAAACAGCCATTACAATATTGACATTATAAGATGCGAGAGAGATGTGCATTTGAGAGAGATGTGCATTTGAAAGGGCAAGTGAAAAAGACTCAGTATGTCAACTAAATgtgtattaatataataattttaccGTGTTGacatatatttttaatgtatcGAGTTATTGAGTTATCAAGttagtaatttaagaaaattaagcATTATAACGCAGCATTATAACGCACTCTTATAATGTGATATATAAAAACTTAAATAATTTACGGGAAAAATTAACCTAACACCATGACCCTGAGCGTGGCTTCATTTTATGTGATTCTTGGGTTAGATTTTGATGCCTAAACTACCAATTAAAGAGCTAAATGAATGTAGAATTTAGTACTTCAAAATGATTGGAGTGAGAATTGATGATGATGGTAACCTGAGGTGATGTAGTCTTATTTAGAGTTTGACTATGTTCATTTGTTGTCTCTTTTGTTATTGCCTATGGTGCTGTTTTGATTTTtgctttaattttgtttttattatggATATTTCAAATCAATATGGGTAGTGATAAATATAGATAATAAAAACGCACATATAATACTATGTATCAAATTGATTCTATTCTTTATAACCCAATTTCATAAAATATGACGATAGTTCTATTCTTTATAATGCAAAACTTATTTAACTTGATTGCTAAATAAGGAAAGATTGTGAGCAATCCCTTCTTTAATTATCATTGTGGGTAATTATTTAACTTGAACTAAAATACGATTAATAACACCAATAATCCCTTAACATTTTCCAACCAATAAATACGAGAGAGAGAAGGGAATACTATAAAGTCTTTCCCTGCCCATAATGTAGTTCACATGACTAGATGATCTTAAAAATATTGCTCTAGTCAAACTCTAAATAGTTCAATAAGTAA is part of the Salvia splendens isolate huo1 chromosome 22, SspV2, whole genome shotgun sequence genome and encodes:
- the LOC121787903 gene encoding probable E3 ubiquitin-protein ligase RHA4A, translated to MVEAADNLEAVEMTGEEAVETTSEKEAVVATEQKIIRFCNFVVDPHHQPQSCESDHGWELDLPVTLFRELEMSDEEEMCSICLVEFEGKDCVTKLPKCGHLSHGECIEKWLDKCRFSCPLCRSSLLRARASASPCKSWPPPICIELES